The sequence CTAAAAGTGGTGGCGAATGTCATCGTTTCAGATTGTCGTTTTGAGtgtgcgttcacattacaaacagtCTATCAAcgactatatttacacaacggcccctcaaatttacactttttcagaggtaaaaagtgtaaatatataattttattaaaataaaataaattaattccacccgaatttataacgggctatatcttctcgctcggtgcgagttaaatttttcagagaccaccgttcaactcgaaaaaatcttacgaacccaacgagactaactatacgtAAAACGGACACTTTTCAAAAAactgctaaacacaacgacaacctgtatcttcccgctcgccacgagttaaattttttcgacggtagCGTCAGACTTCAAATAATTTtgcgaacaaaacgaaactaaccacgttcgaaacagacactttttaaaaaacgctaaacacaacgacagcccgtattttTCTGTTCGCggggagttaaatttttccgacagcaccgttacacccgAAAAAATTTAtttaacaaaacaaaactaactatgttagaaacggatacttttttaaaaacgcttaacacaacgaaatctaaaacggcgcttaacacatgggccaTGTTCCCCTctataaatacacaacgctacgttaaatatgaatacgcagaccGAAAGcacccgccgcaacgcgcgggccgatCCGGACTAGTTCATACTAAAAATAAAAGAATAAAGAAATTATCGGAGTTGGGCCTCATTTATATGGGCTGGCCCATGAGTATCAATAGGATAAAGAAAAACATTTCTTTAGAGTCAGGTATGGACAGACACACAGCTCCGTAAACCAACAAGAAAAAAACTGGGGGAACAGAAGGGGATAAGGAGTCTCACAAACACACACTGTCACCGTTCAATTTTCCGGCTGTTTACTCATCTCCGGTAAGTCTTTCTTACTACCCATTATTTCCTTTGATACACTCTATGAACTTTGTGATAGACTACCGGTCCAGAATTTGAATTGCTAATTTGTGTATTGTTTGGATTACTACCTATTTCAATTAGTAGCTAAACCGATAAACAAATTAATGCAAACAGATAACTAGTGGTTTAAATTTTAGGATAAATTTCAATTGATGTTAAATTTGGGGAATAAAGTACCTAATTTTACGGAGACAAATTGATAGTTAGACCATATGATAATTAGGACTAATAGTTCAGTAATTTTATTTCAACCCATATGCATAGCCATGCCAGAATGATGACTTACTGTAGCAACTGAAGTCTtttttgtattattaattatatgtaaTTAAAAGATTATGATGTTTTGCCCAACTTTATCAGGACATATGGACATCAGTAACAGCCACAACAACAGCATTTTGTGGTTTTTCAAGCACAAAGGTTTCGACGACCAAAATATTCACGAAATTTTCAAAAAATGCAAGCGCCTCGAAGGTGTCCAAAAAGAAAACTTAAACGAAAACTGGGATTACTTGAAAAAAATCGGCATCCATGAGAGAAAGCTTCCGTCCATCGTCACAAAATGCCCTCGAATTATGACCCTTAATTTGAACGAGAAACTCGTTCCCATGGTACAATGTTTACAAACCCTAGCGACAAAACCAAATGAAGTAGCTTCCGCCATAACCAAATTTCCGCACATATTAACCCACAGCGTTGAAGAAAAGCTTTGCCCACTTCTCGGTTTCTTCGAGTCACTCGGTGTGTCAGGAACTCAACTCGGTAAAATGCTTCTTTATAACCCACGAATAATCAGTTACAGCATTGACACGAAGCTTTCGGGGGTAGTTGACTTTCTTGCTAGCATTGGGTTGACCAAAGAAGGGTTAATAGGTAAAATCCTCGTTAAAAACCCGTCAATTATGGGTTACAATGTTGAGAAAAGATTGCGGCCCACAACCGAATTCTTGCTTTCTATAGGTATAACGAAACCCGATCTTcaaaaaatagctattaatttccCGGAAGTTTTATGCAGAGATGTTGACAAGATTCTGAAACCGAATCTTGATTACCTTAAAACCCGCGGGTTTGATTCCCGACAGGTAGCAACTTTAGTGGCTCGTTATCCGCCTATTTTGATTAAAAGTGTTAAGAACTCATTGGAACCGAGGATTAGGTTTTTGGTAGAGGTAATGGATCGGAGAATTGAAGAGGCTGCGGATTATCCTGAGTTTTTTCAGCACGGTTTAAAGAAGCGGCTTGAAAGGCGGGAAAAGCTTTTGAAGCAGAGGAACATTTCTTGCAGTTTGAGTGAAATGTTGGATTGTAATCATAAAAAGTTTCTTACTAGGTTCGATTTGGTTGAGAGATTTGTTTGATTTGGCTTTAGAGATCTTATTACTTGTATTTGATGTAATATTAGCTTGATTCAGTTCAATTGAATAAGTTATTTGGTTTCCTGTGTTAGTTGTATACATGAAAACAGTCAACTATTCAACTCATTAACTATCAGGTAATCACCTCCAATAATTACGTGACTAACATTAACCTTAATGTATAATTATTTATGCTTAGATTATTTTGGTAAGTATAACCTTTTTACTATCATTAGATAACTCTAATGAAAAAATATATAGATGAGTGATTTTAATTGTAATATTTTACTCCCTCTATCGTATATAATTTACTATTTCATTACGTGTTGTCCCAATAGTTCActtcaataaataaataagaataataagttAAAGGGTTTTTAATGTCCttaactttttaggtataaaacaaAAAGATATATTTAAAGTAAGAGATAAAAATCAAAGATAAAGTAAAGTGTAATGACTACATTTTTTAATTATGTTTATTTTGTCTATGAACTACTTGGTATTAATATGGCACAAAGTGAGTATATATTTTCTTTTGAATTTAAAGATGTTATTTTATTTAACCATGATTGTAAGTGACCTAAGAAGAAAATAACTTAGTTAACATAATGTTAGTTAAATTAAGGTAAATTTATCAATTTTTAAGTTTTTTCAACGACCATCGTTAATACGAATAAATGTACTCTACCTACAGTTAatattgacttttttttttttaagcaagTATATTATATTCAACGAGAAAGACCCACGATTACAAGGAGGAAAACTATAACTAGGAGTCTAACCTAGCCAAAATAAAATACAACCCAACGAGGAGACTATAtacaatttttaataaaaaaaaaaataaacgggGCTAATCAACCAATTCCCGATCTTGTAGATGTTGTGACATACGAGCATGGTTTGATGAGCCATTGATGCCAATCGAGATGCTTTTTTTAAACGTTTCGAGATCCAAAAGAAAGATGACGTTTGGATATTGTTGAGAATGTTTGGAATACACCACGGAACTTTGTTGAACACCAAATCGTTTCTCGCCTTCCATAAAGAGTAACAAACAACCCACTTGAGACCTTGCCAAATAGATTTTCCAATAGAAGTCATTGGAAGTGGAACAAACGCGCAATCATCTACCACTTGATCTATGGATATGTTATTAACTTCGGGAAGATTCCACCATTTTAGAACTTGACTCCATAATTCAATAGTATATGAACATTGAGAAAGGATATGATCTACGGATTCGACATAGTTGTTGCAAAAAGGGCAAAGCACGGTATCCAAATCAATACCCAATTTATCGAGTTCAACCCTAACCGGAAGTATAGATTGCTTAGCTCTCCATATGAAAATTTCCACTTTGAGTGGGATAGCCTTGTTTTTGAGAGTTTTCGAGAGAGGTACCGAGTTAGAGGGTGATAACGAGACATCAATAAGATTTGACAATCCCTTTGTTTCAAAAATTCCGTCCGGTTCCAATATATATTTCCAAGAGTCGCTTGCTTTACTATTAAAATCGATAGCTGAGATCATCGAAATTAGGACCTGTAGACCGCTTTGAGATCGGCCCCGAACCTCACTGAACCAATTCCAACAGTTGGTTAGAAGCCCGTTTTCTTTTATCACCCGAGTTGCAACCGAAACATCTTTGGAAGCTTCCGATGCGAAAAGTCTAGGGAATTTATCTTTTAGCTTGAAATCACCTAGCCGAGGGTCATGCCAGAATTTAATTGTCTGTCCATTACCGATTACTTTTATGAATGATGATGTGAATTCGACTCCCTTTGCATCGATAGAAAGACCTGCTCTAATGATACTACATCAGGTTGTGCTTCCAAATCGAGACATGTCCACGTTAGTTTCAACCAACCCCCCATCCGCCCCATAAATACTTGAAATAATCCTAACCCAAAGTGAGTTTTGGTTCGATTTGAACCGCTCGGAAGAGAGAGAAGAAGTAGAGAGGCAAGCTATTTAGAACCGACTTCCAAGGGTTAGACGACCACCAAAGGAGACCGATTTAGATTTCCACTCCGAGAGTCTTTTTTTGAACTTATCAATGACCGGTTGCCAAAAGTTAGCATTACTCATTTTAACGCCGAGTGGAAGACCTAAATACTTCAACGGGGATAAACCGGGGGAGCAATGGAATCTTTCGGCCATGATGCTAAGTTCGGAATTATCGACACCAACACCATAAAGGCTACTCTTTTGGAAGTTTACTTTGAGACCCGAAAGCTTTTCAAAACATCTTAAAAGTTTCATGATGTTACCTAAGTTTATTGAGCTCCATTCACCAAAAAGAATCATATCATCGGTGTATTGTAAATGAGAAACTATCACCCTTTCGCGTCCAACTTGAATACCTTTGATTTCACCCATGTTAATGGCTTTTTGCACTAGCAAGTTTAACCCTTCAGCTACAGTTATAAATAGAAAAGGAGATAGGGGATCTCCTTGCCTAACACCCTTTTCCGGATTGAATTCGCATGTTGGTGAGCCATTGACAAGGACTGAGATAGAGGTAGAAGTAAGACATGCCGAAATCCAATTGACCCACTTATCACCAAACCCTAAATTCTTCATCGTGTCGATTATGAACTCCCATTTAAGTCGGTCAAATGCCTTCTCGAAGTCCACCTTGAAAATAAGACCTTTTTCTTTTTTCTCGTCTCAACTCATCAATAACTTCATTTGCAATTAATACACCATCGAGGATATATCTCCCACCTATAAAAGCGTTTTGTTCTACCCCGATCACTTTATGTATGACTTTTGATAATCGGATACAGAGAATTTTTGAGATAACTTTGTAAACACTTCCAATAAGGCTAATGGGACGATAATCCATGAGATCGAGAGGATGTCATTTTTAGGAATTAGGGTAACAAATGATGCATTTTTAGAAATTAGGTattggttttgttgttgttgtattacttTAAGTAGACTTTAACGACAACTTTAAATTTCATCGTTAATAAAATTCTAATTTTTAAACTAATTTCAAGTTTGTAATTTTTTGtgttttttaatttaataataaataataaataaaaattaaagtgATACGAGGGATAAATAGGAACTATGTCCGAGGAGGCTTTCGCGACTTTTGATGAGATGATGACACGTTTAGCCGATGAGGGCATACCGGGTGATGGATTCGCTAATGTGTTATCCTACAAAATAGAGAATCGGTCCGGCAAAAATACTTTGAAAGAGACTGTTAATGGCAAATTGAAAAGGGCGGGACCTAGAGGTTGATCGTTGAGGTTCGTCTTGTGTAATTCGTTTCATTTGGTTCTTACTTTTTTCATGTAGTTTTCGGTTTTGTTTGGTTAGTTTGTTTGTAAGGTTTTCGGGATGTTAGGGGAGCCTCGGCTATAGATAGTGTTCGAGATGGTCGGTTTCTAGGTGCGAGCTTTCCCGTTTCTCCTGTATTTTAGTAATTCTTGTTGTGGGCGTTTTCCTTTGGAAAACGTCCCCGGTTATATATAAGTTTTCgtttttcgcaaaaaaaaaaaaaaaaaaaaaaaaaaaaaaaaatttgtcaccACTAAAAATTACATTGCGTTAGTATTTCACTTTACTGAAAGTGTATAACGGGTGAATCTCTTCATTCAGCAAAATTTCATCTCAAATTGTGACCACTAAAAATGCCTAAAATGCAGAGAGTAAAGTGTAACCGTTTTTTTATCGTATCAAACTGCATGTTTGGGAGAACACTGAACACCCTTCTTCCATCAGCctcccaccgccaccgccaccgccaccgccaccgccaccgcacCGCATTGGTTCGTAACACGTGTCAATTTTCACTTTGTAATTTCAACCTCCACATATACCACATACTTATATACACAGTTTAATTAACTGAAGTTTACTTAATTTCCTGCATTTTACCAGTTACCCGATTAGGGATTGATGTGCTTCTTTCTTGgtatgaacttaaattagttacACTATTTTATTGTTTTTTGTTGTTATTAAGAGCTTAAAATTGCCAATTTATatgcttttcaaaaaaataaaaaaattgccaATTTATATAagctaatataatataatttatgttGCTTGTTACGCCGTTATATTGTTATGCATTTGTAGATTGAAAGTAAATCAAAATTGTTTTCTTTCTAAACATATGAAAACTCTATGAATCAATTGCAGATGTTTATATATGGTCCCTATCGATATACTCGGATCTTTTTACATAAATGTTAAGGTGCAGACTAATCTTCAAGTTGAAAAGGGAATCAAAACTAAAATCATCATTAGGAAATTTTGTTATGTAGCACATTTGTAAGTTCAGTCTTCTCAAAAAGATATAGTCATGTTTCACCATGCCAGTACTGGATATTGATCATGTTGACATGgatatatttgaaacaggttatatatttgggaattgatatttccaaacttgtTTTTGATAATCCAAACAAATTCACTAAAGTACCCTTAATGATGTGTTATACAGATTTTTCATTTTCAAATTATTGTAGGGTATAACTGGAAATTAACCACAAATATGTGTGGATCTATCAAATAGATGTTTGAAAATATCACCTCCCGTTATATTTGCCCCAACCACATATACTTTTTTGTACTTTCTTTACTGAATATACATtgcatatatattgtatatatttagAAGTGTTTCAAGCCATTACGAATATTATAGTACTTCATACATTTTTAATACACGGTTGGGTGATTTTTGACCCGTTTCAACCTGTTTTCATTTTATGCAAATTTCTAAGTTTACACACATGTTAGTCAGGGGAATATTTATACCGAGATCAGCCCGATTGCAGCCTTAATACCATACTAAACTTGATTGATTATTTGATTGAAAGATACTCAGTGTATAACTATAATATAACTCACATTTACCTTTTTTTTTCCAATGAAACATATAGCAAAACGACATTGAACAACCAAGATGGGTTCTGGGGATAGAATTCCCCATTGGTGTGTTTATGACGGCATCAAGATACCCACAAAGCCCGATGCTTTAATGGCTGAGATCAACTCGGCTATTTCATCTTTAGAGTATGCCACGGCAACAAAGCTTTTGAATTCTCCTACTCATTTTTCAAAGAATACGACGAGCATTGATGATGTAAACCCTAATGCTTCTTCAATATATGATGCCCGAAAGGCAGATGAAGCTTATAAAGCTGGGCTTGCATATTTGACTGCTGGTAATCTTGAAGAGGCATTTCAGACATTGAATGTGGCTCTCTCTAAATGCCCACCCAATAAGACTTCAGCTGTAGCTAAGCTTCAATCTCTCATCGCTCTTACGGCTCAACGGCTTAAAAAAACCCAGGGCGAGTTAGATTTGGTACCTTTATAACCATAAGCTGGATAGATATAGTGCAGTTGCCGAATCAAGTTGCATTAATCGATAATATTGATAGATACTGTTCATATATTCTATGAATGTCTGTTTTTCAAATTGGCTATTTTCTCTGGTTTCTTGTTAACAAGAATGTTTAAAGTTGTATATAAGAATATGTCAGATTGTAAAATAATAATGCTGAACAGGTAAATTTCCATCTTCTTCATCCTCTGCAATATTTAATTTTTGTACTCTCGACTTATATGCTTGTCAGCTTGTATCATATAGTGCAACTATTACAAGTTTTACAATTTTATAATTCCAATTTTCGAGTGGTTGAATAGTAATCAAAGATTATGATCACTAATTCTAATGGTAAACTGGTCACTAGTTCCAATGATAACCTGATAGTAGTTATCAACTTATTCATAAGGATCAATATGTTTGTGTTACGAAGCTTGCCATCAGTCAACTTGGCTTTAGCCATAAAACCATGGTTATCTTTTTACGCTGCTAACATAATTGTCTGAATTTTGGTTACTGTGTACTGAACTATATGTTTTGCGTTTTATCATCTTTATAGAATTTCAATGACTTTGGTTTTCTATTTGAAATGGAAGAAACTATGCATACAAATTTCTTCAACCTGAAATGAATATACTCCAAGTTTAGTTGGTTTTTCTGCTATTATTCAAGTTGACGTGCAGAAAACAAAATCCAACCAAACTAACGTTGGTGAAAACAAACGGAAACATTGATCGGAACAATAAGAAGCAACCTATATCAACAATGTTTCTGAAAACAACAAACAAGATAAGAGGTCATGATCTCACATGATGATATTTAAGCTCTGTGCTCAATATATGAACCAGAAATTCCAGACGTTCCAAGAACAGTCACCtgcaatcagagagaaacgtaGTTCAAACAGTTATTTTGATATCAACCATCGATATATCAAGTTGCAATAACTAACCCAATAACATAGAAACTACTTCAAAGCTTTTCAATACATAAACCAAGAAAACGGTATATAAAAACCAAAATTTTCCACCCCAGtagtctgtgtgtgtgtgtgtgtgagagagagagagagagaaagagagagagagagagagagagagagagagagagagagagagagagagaggatatACCTTTCCCCAATCACCACCGAGACCACTGCATCTCATTTTCAGGTGTATCAGCTTCATTCCCAACTCATTCTCAACTTTTTTCTTCAAATAACCCTCATCTGGTCCAAAAGATTCCAAGTACGCGTAGTAGCGTCCAAACGCTACATTTAATGCATTAGCAACATCATCAGATAAAGGCTTTACATCCTGCAACATATTTCAAAACCAGTTACAATAAACTTACTATAACATTCACATAATGACATAAACACATATTTCCTTCTTAAAAGGTAATCCTACCTCGCCACTCATCCCAACACTGTCATCAATTTCCATTTTCAAAGTTACAAGGAACCCGCTGAACTCTTCAACTGCCTCTGCAGCACGTAATAAGTTCGCTAATGCCTCTTGACTAGCCTTGTCTTCAGTGTTTCTAGACAACGCCCGCTTGGTTTTGTTAACAACAGTGTCCGGAAGTTCAGCCCAGTTAACAGCCATAAGTTCCTTAAAAGCATTCTTAATATCGCCATCTTTTATGTCTGGCAAGTGTGTCAAGCCATCACTGAAACAACGGGCACTTCCAATTCTCATTGCAAAAGGAGAACGATTGTCTATAATTCAGAACATttaaatcagtttttcatatccGCATCACTATGATAAGAAATTAGGAATTGTAATAAACATAGGTATCTTAGAAAAAAAAATATGTCATCATTTACCTAGAGTGCATAATTACAGAAAATATGCTAATGAGCGAACATTAACAAAAAAAGAGCTCACAAGATTGTTGATTTGTAATAACTGAAGTATACACAAACTTACATAATAGAGAACAAATATAAGTGGAGGACTTTGTGAATACTAATCTAAGTACTAGACTACTAGCATTAATAAACTTGACAGTGATTAAAATT comes from Rutidosis leptorrhynchoides isolate AG116_Rl617_1_P2 chromosome 4, CSIRO_AGI_Rlap_v1, whole genome shotgun sequence and encodes:
- the LOC139840360 gene encoding succinate dehydrogenase subunit 5, mitochondrial-like; the protein is MEKLVMMRSLYRSISRRSFSSISTAAAVSTAAHQSLRRGIHCSASSLISNNRSPFAMRIGSARCFSDGLTHLPDIKDGDIKNAFKELMAVNWAELPDTVVNKTKRALSRNTEDKASQEALANLLRAAEAVEEFSGFLVTLKMEIDDSVGMSGEDVKPLSDDVANALNVAFGRYYAYLESFGPDEGYLKKKVENELGMKLIHLKMRCSGLGGDWGKVTVLGTSGISGSYIEHRA
- the LOC139842783 gene encoding transcription termination factor MTERF6, chloroplastic/mitochondrial, with product MDISNSHNNSILWFFKHKGFDDQNIHEIFKKCKRLEGVQKENLNENWDYLKKIGIHERKLPSIVTKCPRIMTLNLNEKLVPMVQCLQTLATKPNEVASAITKFPHILTHSVEEKLCPLLGFFESLGVSGTQLGKMLLYNPRIISYSIDTKLSGVVDFLASIGLTKEGLIGKILVKNPSIMGYNVEKRLRPTTEFLLSIGITKPDLQKIAINFPEVLCRDVDKILKPNLDYLKTRGFDSRQVATLVARYPPILIKSVKNSLEPRIRFLVEVMDRRIEEAADYPEFFQHGLKKRLERREKLLKQRNISCSLSEMLDCNHKKFLTRFDLVERFV